The following are encoded together in the Carassius auratus strain Wakin chromosome 34, ASM336829v1, whole genome shotgun sequence genome:
- the LOC113053473 gene encoding stress-associated endoplasmic reticulum protein 2 yields MVAKQRIRMANEKHSKNITQRGNVAKTLRPQEEKYPVGPWLLALFVFVVCGSAIFQIIQSIRMGM; encoded by the exons ATGGTAGCAAAACAGAGAATCCGCATGGCAAACGAGAAGCACAGCAAAAACATCACTCAGAGGGGGAACGTGGCGAAGACCCTG CGACCGCAGGAGGAGAAATACCCGGTGGGGCCATGGCTTTTGGCACTCTTTGTATTTGTTGTTTGTGGATCag ccaTCTTTCAGATAATTCAAAGTATCCGAATGGGGATGTGA
- the LOC113053472 gene encoding TSC22 domain family protein 1-like isoform X4, protein MNSPCYSVAMDLGVCQLRNFSISFLSSLLGTDTSSVKLDNSSSGASVVAIDNKIEQAMDLVKSHLMYAVREEVEVLKEQIKELIERNSQLEQENNLLKNLASPEQLAQFQAQVQNGSPPPPSSTQTPAPPAQLTAQTSGPSA, encoded by the exons ATGAATTCTCCATGCTATTCCGTGGCGATGGATCTCGGTGTTTGTCAGCTTAGAAACTTCTCAATATCTTTCCTCTCGTCGTTGTTGGGGACCGATACTTCGTCTGTCAAGCTTGACAATAG CTCGTCGGGTGCCAGTGTTGTGGCCATAGACAACAAAATCGAACAAGCGATG GATCTGGTGAAGAGTCACCTGATGTACGCGGTCCGTGAAGAGGTGGAGGTGTTGAAGGAACAGATTAAGGAGCTGATTGAGAGGAACTCTCAGCTGGAGCAGGAGAACAACCTGCTGAAGAACCTGGCCAGTCCGGAGCAGCTCGCACAGTTCCAGGCGCAGGTCCAGAACGGCTCTCCTCCGCCGCCGTCCTCCACGCAGACTCCTGCCCCGCCGGCCCAACTCACAGCACAGACCTCCGGCCCGTCCGCATAG
- the LOC113053472 gene encoding TSC22 domain family protein 1-like isoform X5, producing the protein MDLVKSHLMYAVREEVEVLKEQIKELIERNSQLEQENNLLKNLASPEQLAQFQAQVQNGSPPPPSSTQTPAPPAQLTAQTSGPSA; encoded by the exons ATG GATCTGGTGAAGAGTCACCTGATGTACGCGGTCCGTGAAGAGGTGGAGGTGTTGAAGGAACAGATTAAGGAGCTGATTGAGAGGAACTCTCAGCTGGAGCAGGAGAACAACCTGCTGAAGAACCTGGCCAGTCCGGAGCAGCTCGCACAGTTCCAGGCGCAGGTCCAGAACGGCTCTCCTCCGCCGCCGTCCTCCACGCAGACTCCTGCCCCGCCGGCCCAACTCACAGCACAGACCTCCGGCCCGTCCGCATAG
- the LOC113053472 gene encoding TSC22 domain family protein 1-like isoform X3 — MCSVVCLSLVRNRGASSVFEGLQTDTSMRETVLRVHGREEMAMKLLFWELEQHLKSSSGASVVAIDNKIEQAMDLVKSHLMYAVREEVEVLKEQIKELIERNSQLEQENNLLKNLASPEQLAQFQAQVQNGSPPPPSSTQTPAPPAQLTAQTSGPSA; from the exons ATGTGCTCGGTTGTGTGTTTGAGCCTTGTGAGGAATAGAGGAGCAAGTTCTGTGTTTGAAGGACTGCAGACGGACACATCAATGAGAGAAACAGTCCTCCGAGTACACGGCCGAGAGGAAATGGCCATGAAGCTTTTGTTCTGGGAGTTAGAGCAGCATTTGAAAAG CTCGTCGGGTGCCAGTGTTGTGGCCATAGACAACAAAATCGAACAAGCGATG GATCTGGTGAAGAGTCACCTGATGTACGCGGTCCGTGAAGAGGTGGAGGTGTTGAAGGAACAGATTAAGGAGCTGATTGAGAGGAACTCTCAGCTGGAGCAGGAGAACAACCTGCTGAAGAACCTGGCCAGTCCGGAGCAGCTCGCACAGTTCCAGGCGCAGGTCCAGAACGGCTCTCCTCCGCCGCCGTCCTCCACGCAGACTCCTGCCCCGCCGGCCCAACTCACAGCACAGACCTCCGGCCCGTCCGCATAG